From the Oleiharenicola lentus genome, one window contains:
- a CDS encoding TonB-dependent siderophore receptor gives MKSLARYVVAGLLSAFSAGTLLAQTAPSPSEAAEDEVVTLSPFVVTATEGGDITESTSGTLVSRPLEQTPMAISVFSAELMKDLMVLNGDHLTKIVPGLAAQNNQTSEGAGGNQQYASRGFTVLPRRNGFAPGGRLYDMTGVDRVEIIRGPNSILYGQNDPGGVINYISKRPRLRNSTGAHGTVTAVLGNYAFQRAMTDVDYTLIPGKLGFRLPMSYTYNERDTKWFSNTVVSINPSMLWRVFPNTELTIEYEYLDIETNFGALQPIVWVPPGQTKEVVDKNKRGLGRATNYTFGPYANANNKMTNWTADLTSRITENITFRGVYSQNGRDRDQVTPGGGDPFRVTPTPWFGVEDQDGNQISGYKGDLLFEYEFGPIKSRTVLGYEWNTNDYYFKQWRTYQNGATLNLFTLNIGYDPVTGLATRDTVASDYAPFPRNNYVTNSIEPSNTLGGNAYEIPTVTDPNNPWRLFRGPQRFTSTWSNTRISEVLSAYDDRVQMLLGYARGKLIQNYNQQSKVKIELGSTPIYQFGLGFMVDREKKHLLFANYSTSYAPQFLLDINNQFLPPQEAKGLEGGVKSVWSDKLRTTLTVFSQKRTNVGRQFTDFSFQPPRTYGVLSPGEESKGFEFEATYKPTKAFDVRLGYAYYNGKITGAAANEQFKIGRELPRAPEKSGTFSLNYTFQHSKVAGLRLGYGFTYKNDTILDLNNGLNSLTRRSDPYLVHWMTLAKDFKLADKRTIVVRLNVGNLFDKNYVSEGFTFGEYRTFRLSTDYKF, from the coding sequence ATGAAATCATTAGCCAGGTATGTTGTCGCGGGCCTGTTGTCCGCTTTTTCCGCCGGAACCTTACTGGCGCAGACCGCGCCCAGTCCGAGCGAAGCCGCAGAAGACGAGGTGGTCACGCTCTCCCCCTTCGTGGTCACCGCCACGGAAGGCGGCGATATCACGGAATCGACTTCGGGCACCTTGGTATCCAGGCCGCTCGAGCAGACCCCGATGGCCATTTCGGTCTTCAGCGCCGAATTGATGAAGGACCTGATGGTCCTCAACGGCGACCATCTGACCAAGATCGTGCCCGGGCTGGCGGCGCAGAACAACCAGACCTCCGAGGGCGCCGGCGGCAACCAGCAGTACGCCTCGCGCGGCTTCACTGTGCTCCCCCGCCGCAACGGTTTCGCCCCCGGCGGCCGGCTCTACGACATGACCGGCGTCGACCGCGTGGAAATCATCCGCGGCCCGAACTCAATCCTGTACGGGCAGAATGACCCGGGTGGCGTCATCAACTACATCTCGAAGCGGCCGCGCCTGCGCAATTCCACCGGCGCGCATGGCACGGTCACGGCCGTCTTGGGCAACTACGCCTTCCAGCGGGCCATGACGGACGTCGATTACACTCTGATCCCCGGCAAGCTGGGCTTCCGTCTCCCGATGTCTTACACGTACAACGAGCGCGACACGAAGTGGTTTTCCAACACCGTCGTCTCGATCAACCCCTCGATGCTCTGGCGCGTCTTCCCGAACACGGAACTCACCATCGAGTACGAGTATCTCGATATCGAGACCAACTTCGGTGCGCTACAGCCGATCGTCTGGGTCCCGCCGGGCCAGACCAAGGAAGTGGTCGACAAGAACAAGCGCGGCCTGGGTCGGGCGACCAACTACACCTTCGGCCCCTACGCAAATGCGAACAACAAGATGACGAACTGGACCGCGGATCTCACGTCCCGCATCACGGAAAACATCACCTTCCGCGGCGTCTATTCGCAGAACGGCCGCGACCGCGACCAGGTGACTCCGGGCGGGGGCGATCCATTTCGCGTGACCCCGACGCCATGGTTCGGCGTGGAGGACCAGGACGGCAACCAGATCAGCGGCTACAAGGGCGACCTGCTCTTCGAGTACGAATTCGGCCCGATCAAGTCCCGCACCGTGCTCGGCTATGAGTGGAACACCAACGACTACTACTTCAAGCAGTGGCGCACGTACCAAAATGGCGCGACGCTCAACCTCTTCACGCTGAATATTGGCTATGACCCGGTCACGGGCTTGGCCACGCGCGACACGGTGGCCTCGGACTACGCGCCGTTCCCGAGGAACAACTACGTCACTAACTCCATCGAGCCCTCCAACACGCTCGGCGGCAATGCGTACGAGATCCCGACTGTGACCGATCCCAATAACCCGTGGCGGCTCTTCCGCGGCCCGCAGCGCTTCACCAGCACCTGGAGCAACACCCGCATCAGCGAGGTTCTCTCGGCTTACGATGACCGCGTGCAGATGCTCCTCGGATACGCCCGAGGCAAGCTGATCCAGAACTACAACCAGCAGAGCAAGGTGAAGATCGAGCTCGGCTCGACCCCGATCTACCAGTTCGGCCTCGGCTTCATGGTGGACCGCGAGAAAAAGCACCTGCTGTTCGCCAACTACAGCACCAGCTACGCGCCGCAGTTCCTGCTCGACATAAACAACCAGTTCCTGCCCCCGCAGGAGGCCAAGGGCCTTGAGGGCGGCGTGAAGTCGGTGTGGAGCGACAAGCTGCGCACGACGCTGACGGTCTTCTCGCAGAAGCGCACGAACGTCGGCCGCCAGTTCACCGACTTCTCGTTCCAGCCCCCGCGCACCTATGGCGTCCTCTCGCCGGGTGAGGAGAGCAAGGGTTTCGAGTTCGAGGCCACCTACAAGCCGACCAAGGCCTTCGATGTCCGCTTGGGTTACGCCTACTACAACGGCAAGATCACCGGCGCGGCCGCCAACGAGCAGTTCAAGATCGGTCGCGAGCTGCCCCGCGCTCCGGAAAAGTCCGGCACCTTCTCGCTGAACTACACGTTTCAGCACAGCAAGGTCGCCGGCCTGCGCCTCGGCTACGGGTTCACCTACAAGAACGACACCATCCTGGATCTCAACAACGGCCTCAATTCCCTGACGCGCCGCAGCGATCCCTACCTGGTGCACTGGATGACTCTCGCCAAGGATTTCAAGCTGGCCGACAAGCGGACCATCGTCGTGCGACTCAACGTCGGAAACCTCTTTGACAAAAACTACGTGTCCGAAGGTTTCACATTCGGCGAGTACCGCACGTTCCGCCTCAGCACCGACTACAAGTTCTAA
- a CDS encoding glycoside hydrolase family 130 protein yields the protein MSYLADFQLSRHPANPILRPDPTLAWESLVATNPAAWYDDVAGEVLLLYRAAGDDADHRVHLALARSRDGIHFQRDPGNPVASPLPNTPDGGCLEDPRIIKIGDWYYVTVASRPFPPGRYWDPAALARRPHLAFPPHFPAALRQNLTSTHLFLTRDFKEWIRAGRLTDPSLDERDVVIFPEQVGGKWVTLHRPMQWHGQGFPNAQPAIWIAANVDLLGWKQLRLLAKAEYDWELKVGANNPPLKTPHGWLQIYHAVGPDKHYRLGALLLDLEDPFRVTHRTRRAIYEPTAEWETKGLYNGVCFPCGHAVLNGTYHLYYGGGDVVCGVATAPLAELLDHVRTQPV from the coding sequence ATGTCCTATCTAGCCGATTTTCAGCTCTCCCGTCACCCGGCCAACCCGATCCTTCGCCCCGATCCGACGCTCGCTTGGGAGTCCCTGGTGGCCACCAACCCCGCCGCTTGGTATGACGACGTCGCGGGCGAGGTCTTGCTCCTCTACCGCGCCGCGGGTGATGACGCCGACCACCGCGTGCATCTGGCCCTTGCCCGCAGCCGCGATGGCATCCATTTCCAGCGCGACCCCGGCAACCCGGTCGCCTCCCCGCTGCCCAACACGCCGGACGGCGGCTGCCTCGAGGATCCGCGCATCATTAAGATCGGCGACTGGTATTACGTCACCGTGGCCTCGCGCCCGTTCCCGCCCGGGCGCTACTGGGATCCCGCCGCGCTGGCGCGCCGACCGCACCTGGCGTTTCCGCCGCATTTCCCCGCCGCATTGAGGCAAAATCTCACGTCGACGCACCTATTCCTCACACGCGATTTCAAGGAGTGGATCCGTGCCGGCCGCCTGACCGACCCGTCGCTCGACGAGCGCGATGTCGTCATCTTTCCAGAACAGGTGGGCGGCAAGTGGGTCACCTTGCATCGTCCGATGCAGTGGCACGGCCAGGGCTTTCCAAATGCTCAGCCCGCGATTTGGATCGCGGCAAACGTCGATCTGCTCGGCTGGAAGCAGCTCAGGTTGCTGGCCAAGGCCGAATATGATTGGGAACTCAAAGTCGGCGCGAACAACCCCCCGCTCAAGACCCCTCACGGCTGGCTGCAGATCTATCACGCCGTCGGGCCCGACAAGCACTACCGCCTCGGCGCGCTGCTGCTCGATCTCGAAGACCCCTTCCGCGTTACCCACCGCACGCGGCGAGCGATATACGAGCCGACCGCGGAGTGGGAGACCAAGGGCCTCTACAACGGCGTCTGCTTTCCCTGCGGCCACGCGGTGCTGAACGGCACCTATCACCTTTACTACGGCGGCGGTGACGTGGTTTGTGGCGTGGCGACGGCGCCCTTGGCCGAATTGCTCGATCACGTGCGCACGCAGCCGGTCTGA